In the Desulfosporosinus acidiphilus SJ4 genome, ACAGAATAGCGGTCCAAAGATCTCTGATTGATCCGGAGGTAATTAAACTTAGTCAAATTATTGATTCTTTACTTAACTTGTATCACAATACCCAATCTCATCCCGTTTGGTAAACTATACTTTATAGCGCAAGAGCCGATTTAGAACATTAAAGGAGTGAGTCTCTATGGACGCACCAATGAGGATTATCCTGCTTCGTGACGGAGACAAATGTAGCATTAATGAGCAGCTATGGGATGCAAGAAATAAGTTTACTGTAATAGAATTAGAAAATGAGTATTATCAGTGGTTGGATGAATTAAAATAAAATGTAAACAGCGGCCTTAGTTTAAAAGCTAAGGTCGTTTTTTTTGAATTATTGCGGCAAAGAATCTACAATCTCCATGCCGCGCTCTATAATTTTTTGATCAGCAGTTTGTTTAATTGCCCCCTTCTCTTTCCGAGGAACTAGTCTGTAAAAATAATATATTTTGAAAGAGTTGAACAGCTCATCATACTCTTCGACAATAA is a window encoding:
- a CDS encoding aspartyl-phosphate phosphatase Spo0E family protein; translation: MSLDELLYLIEEMREKLNRIAVQRSLIDPEVIKLSQIIDSLLNLYHNTQSHPVW